ATAGGCAATTCTGGCTACAGGGTCAATTAACTGGCCCGAGCGCCAACGATCCAGAAGATCATCATTGGTGGACTTGGTCTCGGCAACACGTTCGAGGATGCAATTAGCAGTCATTTCGCCATTGTAGAAAGGTCTGACCTAGAATTGTGGAATGCATTCAAAAGATCACCGCCCTCGTCAGTTGTTATGGCCATTGCAGGCCATGCCGCTTGCGCGTGCAATGAGTCTCATTTATGCCTTATTGATTGTATATATGAGCTTAAACCCGTTTGATTTTGATTTTCATAATGGTATTGGCGCATATGCATGGATTGATGCCCCCTTGCCACGATTTATTACGCTTTTCGATGTTTCGGTAAATATCTTGGCTTATATCCCTTTTGGATTTTTATTAGTTTTCGCTGCCTACCCACGTTGGCAAAATTTTGTTGCATTAGGTATAGCCATTGGTTTGAGCGCAGTATTGGCGTTGAGCGTGGAAACTTTACAGTCATGGTTGCCAACGCGTATCCCCAGTTTGATGGATTGGTGGGCAAATGTATTTGGAGGTTTATTGGGCGCTTTGTTGGCTATTCCTCTGGGTCCCCAGTGGTTATCTGGAAGTGCGTTACGGCGAAGATTTGATCAGTGGTTTGGTTTGAACTGGGCGGTATGTGCACTCTTCCTGCTTTTCCCGTGGTCGCAAATTTATCCGCAAAGTTCATGGCTAGGTGTTGGTGTTTGGGGGCATGTCATTTTTGGCTCAATTGATTGGGGAACTCTTGTGGTCAATCAAATTGCTCAGGAGATGTTCATTACCGGTTTTTGTTGGCTTGGTGTGGCTCTGCTTCTTTCTTTGGGGATGCGCGTCAAAGCACCCCAGTGGCAGATCTTAAATGGCTTGCTCTGCTTCACGGTTGTTCTGAAAACCTTATTTACAGCACTGCAATTTGGTGTTGAGTTCAGCTTTATTTGGCTAACTACAGGTGCGTTTTGGGGAATGTCTTTAGCAACAATCGCCTTGCGTTGGGCTTTGAGGTTGCCTCAGAGAACCAAATGGTTTTTGGCAATATGTTGTTTGATTGGCGTCACTGTTGTTATTAACATAATGCCCGATAATCCTTATTTCATTTTGACTTTAAGACATTGGAATCAAGGACGACTATTGCACTTTAATGAGTTGATGCAGTGGGTATCAGTCATATGGTTACCGATGGCTTTTATTTGGATGATTCGTAAAGCATTTCGCCCTCAACCACATTCTCAATACTGAATCTATTTACCCATGGCTTTTTCTCACCATTTATTTTTTTGTTTAAACCAGCGTAGCAACGGCGAAGATTGTTGCGATCGTCATAATGCATTTGCTCTATTTGAGTATGCGAAGAATAGAGTTAAAGAATTGGGCCTTGCGGGCCCTGGAAAAATTCGGGTCAACAAAGCGGGCTGCCTAGACCGTTGTGCTGATGGCCCGGTAATGGTTGTGTATCCAGAGGGTGTTTGGTATACCTTGATTGATCAAGAAGATGTGGAGGAGATTATTCAATCCCACTTAATTAAAGGCTCTCCTGTAGCTCGCTTGCAGCTTGCCTAGATAGATTTAGCCGTTTTTTATTGTTGAAAGTATTACGTATGAATAGCCGTACTAAATTAATTCAGATTGATGGAATTGTTGGCCCAATCGAAATGTCGATTGATCTTCCGGATGAGCTGAAAAACGATCCCAACTTTGCGGTGCGCGGTCTGGCATTGGTGGCTCACCCTCATCCGTTGATGGGTGGAACCATGGATAACAAGGTTGCCCAAACGATGGCCCGTTCATTCAACCAATTGGGTTATGTAAGCGTGCGCCCTAATTTTCGTGGCGTTGGTGGAACCGCTGGGGTACATGATGATGGTGTTGGGGAACTAGAGGATTTACTACACGTCACTGAATGGATGCAAACCCCATCTAGTTGGTCTCAGTTTGAGGCGACTGCTAGTCACCCTTGGGTTAATTTGGCGAATACTTTGCCGTTAGTGGTTTCTGGGTTTTCATTCGGCAGCTTTGTGGGTAGTCATCTGGTTCAGCGATTGGCAGAGTTGGGTAGGCCAGCTGAGCGTCTCGTGATGGTGGGAAGCGCTGCTGGTAAATGGACTTTGGCGCAAGTGCCTGCAGACACGATTTTGATTCACGGTGAATTGGATGAAACTATTCCTTTGATTGATGTGCTGGACTGGGCGCGCCCACAAGAATTAACAGTCCAAGTAGTGCCTGGCGCTGATCATTTTTTCCATCGCAGATTGCATTGCATCCGCAACATCATTACTGGCGCTTGGTTAGGTATGCCAGATCATCGTAAGCAATAAGAGAAGAGCCTCGATATGTCCGAAGAAAAATCTTTAATTGAATATCCATCCCTCTTTCCCATCAAGGTCATGGGGAAAAATATTCCTGAGTATTTGCCAGCCATTGTGCATATTGCAAAACAGTTTGATCCTACCTTTGATGAAAGCAAGGTAGAGCAGCGACCTTCAAAGGATGGAAATTATTTGGGTATTACATTGCCCATTACGGCAACTAGTCGAGAGCAATTGGATGAGCTCTATCGCACCTTATCTACTCATCCAATGGTGAGCATTGTTCTCTAAGACTGCTTGATGAAGGTTTTAGTTAAACATCTTGGTGTAGCGGATTACGCTAAAACGTATGCTGCAATGCAGACATTTACTAAAGAGCGTGATGCTAATACTCCAGATGAAATCTGGGTTTTAGAACATCCGCCAGTATTTACTTTAGGGTTGGCAGGAGACGCTAGTAATTTACATTCACCAAGCAATCAGATTCCAATGGTTCAGGTAGATCGCGGTGGTGAGATTACCTATCATGGCCCAGGTCAGCTTGTTATTTATCTATTGCTTGATCTAAAGCGTTTAGGAATTTACGTTAAAGAATTGGTGTTTCGCATTGAGCAAGCGGTGATTGACACTCTGTCAGATTTCGGTGTGCAAGCTGAGCGTAAGCAGGGTGCCCCAGGAATTTATGTGTCAGATCAGGATGGAGTATCAGGTGAGTGGGTGGGGGCTAAGATAGCGGCTTTGGGGCTAAAGGTTTCCAGAAGCTGCTCGTATCATGGCCTAGCATTAAATATAGCCACCGATTTAGAGGCATTTGGGCGCATCCACCCCTGTGGTTATGAGGGCTTAAAGACAGTTGATATGCAAACCCTCGGGATCAAGGACAATATAGACATTATTAGCCAAGTGCTTTTAAAGCATTTACAAAAGCAACTAAGCTTAGATGGCCTAGATGAATAAAAAAACGCTAGATGACAATGAATAAATCCGATTCCAAGCAGGCGACTGAAGAACGTCAAGATCTTCAGTACGATGCCACTCGTAAACAAAAATCGAGTGAGAAGACTGCTCGTATTCCGATCAAAATTGTTCCTCTTGAAGAGGTATTAAAAAAGCCTGATTGGATTCGGGTGAAGGCCGCCTCTGGAAATTCTCGTTTTGCTGAAATCAAAAAGATTTTGCGTGAAAACGAATTAGTAACAGTTTGCGAAGAGGCAAGCTGCCCAAATATCGGCGAGTGCTTTGGCAAAGGCACGGCTACATTCATGATCATGGGCGACAAGTGCACAAGACGTTGTCCGTTTTGTGATGTAGGTCATGGTAGACCTGATCCCCTCGATCAAAAAGAGCCCGCGAATTTGGCTCGCACTATTGCAGCATTAAAGCTGAACTACGTAGTCATTACCAGTGTGGATCGCGATGACTTACGCGATGGCGGTGCTATGCATTACGTAGAGTGCATTACGCAGTCTCGTGAACTATCGCCAACTACTCGCATAGAAGTTTTAGTGCCAGATTTTCGTGGGCGCTTAGACAAGGCATTGGATATATTTGCTGAGCATGCTCCTAATGGTTTGCCGGATGTCATGAATCACAATTTAGAAACAGTCCCGCGTTTGTATAAACAGGCTCGTCCAGGCGCAGACTATTTGCATTCTTTAAAGTTATTGAAAGAGTTCAAAGAGCGCTTTCCGCATATTCCAACTAAGAGTGGATTAATGGTTGGACTTGGAGAAACCGACGAAGAAATCCTGGAGGTCATGCGGGATATGCGCGAGCACAACATCGACATGCTGACGATTGGTCAATACCTTGCCCCTTCAGGCCACCACCTGCCAGTCACGCGTTATGTGCATCCCGATGTATTCAAAATGTTTGAAGAGAAGGCATATGAAATGGGCTTTTCTCATGCTGCTGTAGGTGCTATGGTGCGCTCTAGTTACCATGCAGATCAACAAGCACATGGAGCAGGTATTGTTTAAGGGCTTTACTCGGCCTTATCTGCTTGCAACCTTTTTACTTCTGTTAGTTGCTTGTAGCCCAAAGCTCAACTGGCGAACAGTGCAATCGCCTGAGCAACGATATACAGCCTTATTTCCGGGTAAGCCAGACAAGTTAGAGCGCTTGATTCCAATTAGCGATCAAGAGTTTCGTCAGACTCTCGAAGCCGTCAAGATAGATGATGATATTTACTCCATCAATTCGATTGAGGTTCCCGCGAAACAAGTGAATACCGATTTAGTACAAAAAATCACGAAACAGTTACAAAGCAATTTGTTGGATAGGGCTAAAGCTTCTGGTGGATCTGTTGCTGCTGAAGCAGGCAACTTTCAAAATAGTCAGCACCAACGTATTGGAACAACTGACTACTACATTGTCTTCAATGGGGCTGGTAAAGCCCAGCAAACTATGCGGGTGCGTTGGATTACGCGATTAAATGATGATAAGAGTGCTTGGATATATCAAGTTTCAGTATTGCATACGAATTCAAATATGAATGATGCAAAAGCACTTTTATCAAAAGAAGAATACGAAAACTTTTTTAATGAGTTTGTTCCAGAGTAAAAACTCTAGGTAATTCAATTTAACCGAGCAATTATTTTGCTTGTTCTAGAGCAGCAACCTTTGCTTCCAATGCCTCTAATTTTTCTCTGGTCTTTGCAAGAACCTTTGTTTGCAATTCAAATTCTTCACGAGTAACCAAATCCATTTTTTGGAAACCTTGGTTCATCATGGCCCGCACATTTTTTTCAATCTCTTGTGCTGGTGAATTGCGAATAGCTTCCCCCACTTTGTTTTGCATATCGTTAGCAATGCGCTGAATTTGCTCGAGGATTTCGCCAGGTTTTTGCATGATGGGTTCTTTATTGGGATTAATAGTTGCGTAAAAGACACATATCTGTATTTTAATTTGAGGCACCAAAAATGGGGAAAAACGCTAAAAAAGTCTAAAAATTGAAGAAATTCACATAATAGGTGCAATATTAAGCACTAAAAAAGTGCATTGGCATTAATAAGGGGAATGGCTGGGAATTCAAAAGTGGCCATCCCGTCATGATCACTCCATGCAATAAGCATTAATCCCTTTTTTGATTACAAACAGTAAGGAGTAATACATGAAAACTTTACATAAGAAAGCAATTTCTGCGGCAGCAGTTGCATTGCTATCAGGTTTAGCCTCAACTGCAGTTTTGGCTGAAGAAGCTGCGGCTCCAGAGGTAAGCCCAGTTACTGCGAACGTGACAGTTGCAAGTAGCTATATTTACCGTGGTATTACCCAGTCAAACAATAAGCCAGCAATTCAAGGCGGCTTTGATTACGCACATGAGAGCGGTTTCTATGTAGGTAACTGGAACTCAAGCATTAGTTGGATCAGCGATGCATACAACAGCACTTCAAATACAAATGGTCCAACAAAGTCAGCTCCTTCAACCTCTGCGCCTGTAGAGATGGATTTCTATGCCGGTTTCAAAAAGGAACTTATTGGCGAAGGTTTTGCGAGTGACTTTGGTGTTTTGCAGTACTACTACCCAACTACAGGTTTAGGTGGTGTGCAGTCCAAGGCTTGGGTGACAGCTAATCCATCAATGCGTCAAACATCTGGCGTAAATCCAAGCACAACAGAGTTGTATGCAGCTCAAAACTTTACTTTTGGTCCTGCAACTGGTTTTTTCAAGTTTTCATATGCTCTGACAAATTTATTCGGTATTCAAAACTCTCAAGGATCTTTTTATCCTGATTTGACTGCTAACTATGACACAGGATTTTATGGAATTACCGTCAATGCACACGTTGGTTATCAGTACGTACCAAACAATGTTGTTACTACAACAGCTTTAGCTGGTGCTGGTAACGGTGGCACATGGAATCTGAGCTACGCAGACTGGAAGCTAGGTTTGACTAAGGACTTCGGTGGCGGTTTATCTGGTACTGCTTACTACACTGGTACAAGCGCACAAAAAGTTGGCAGCACTTATGTTTATGCAACACCTAACGGTGGCAATGCTGGACGTGGTAACGCTGTTGTTGCTTTAACCAAGACTTTCTAATTTCCACCTCTGAACGGAGATACACATGAAATTAATTACCGCAATCATCAAGCCCTTCAAGCTTGACGAAGTGCGCGAAGCTCTCTCGGAAGTGGGAGTTTCGGGCATCACCGTCACTGAAGTTAAAGGCTTTGGTCGTCAAAAGGGTCACACTGAGTTGTATCGCGGTGCTGAGTATGTTGTTGATTTTTTACCTAAGGTAAAAATTGAAGCTGCTGTTGAAGATGGCATCTTGGAGCGTGCGATTGAAGCAATTGAAAAATCTGCGCGTACTGGCAAGATTGGCGATGGCAAGATTTTTGTCTCTCCAGTTGAGCACGTCATTCGTATTCGTACCGGTGAAACCGGTGCGTCAGCACTTTAAAGAGAGGTTCAAAATGTTAACTTGGATGAAACGACTTGTTGCTGGCGGTGCGATGGCCTTGGCCATTGGTGCTACTGGCGTAATGGTGACTTCGCCAG
This DNA window, taken from Polynucleobacter sp. MWH-UH25E, encodes the following:
- a CDS encoding VanZ family protein — protein: MHSKDHRPRQLLWPLQAMPLARAMSLIYALLIVYMSLNPFDFDFHNGIGAYAWIDAPLPRFITLFDVSVNILAYIPFGFLLVFAAYPRWQNFVALGIAIGLSAVLALSVETLQSWLPTRIPSLMDWWANVFGGLLGALLAIPLGPQWLSGSALRRRFDQWFGLNWAVCALFLLFPWSQIYPQSSWLGVGVWGHVIFGSIDWGTLVVNQIAQEMFITGFCWLGVALLLSLGMRVKAPQWQILNGLLCFTVVLKTLFTALQFGVEFSFIWLTTGAFWGMSLATIALRWALRLPQRTKWFLAICCLIGVTVVINIMPDNPYFILTLRHWNQGRLLHFNELMQWVSVIWLPMAFIWMIRKAFRPQPHSQY
- a CDS encoding ferredoxin, with amino-acid sequence MAFSHHLFFCLNQRSNGEDCCDRHNAFALFEYAKNRVKELGLAGPGKIRVNKAGCLDRCADGPVMVVYPEGVWYTLIDQEDVEEIIQSHLIKGSPVARLQLA
- a CDS encoding alpha/beta hydrolase, which gives rise to MNSRTKLIQIDGIVGPIEMSIDLPDELKNDPNFAVRGLALVAHPHPLMGGTMDNKVAQTMARSFNQLGYVSVRPNFRGVGGTAGVHDDGVGELEDLLHVTEWMQTPSSWSQFEATASHPWVNLANTLPLVVSGFSFGSFVGSHLVQRLAELGRPAERLVMVGSAAGKWTLAQVPADTILIHGELDETIPLIDVLDWARPQELTVQVVPGADHFFHRRLHCIRNIITGAWLGMPDHRKQ
- a CDS encoding YbeD family protein, giving the protein MSEEKSLIEYPSLFPIKVMGKNIPEYLPAIVHIAKQFDPTFDESKVEQRPSKDGNYLGITLPITATSREQLDELYRTLSTHPMVSIVL
- the lipB gene encoding lipoyl(octanoyl) transferase LipB, translating into MMKVLVKHLGVADYAKTYAAMQTFTKERDANTPDEIWVLEHPPVFTLGLAGDASNLHSPSNQIPMVQVDRGGEITYHGPGQLVIYLLLDLKRLGIYVKELVFRIEQAVIDTLSDFGVQAERKQGAPGIYVSDQDGVSGEWVGAKIAALGLKVSRSCSYHGLALNIATDLEAFGRIHPCGYEGLKTVDMQTLGIKDNIDIISQVLLKHLQKQLSLDGLDE
- the lipA gene encoding lipoyl synthase; this encodes MNKSDSKQATEERQDLQYDATRKQKSSEKTARIPIKIVPLEEVLKKPDWIRVKAASGNSRFAEIKKILRENELVTVCEEASCPNIGECFGKGTATFMIMGDKCTRRCPFCDVGHGRPDPLDQKEPANLARTIAALKLNYVVITSVDRDDLRDGGAMHYVECITQSRELSPTTRIEVLVPDFRGRLDKALDIFAEHAPNGLPDVMNHNLETVPRLYKQARPGADYLHSLKLLKEFKERFPHIPTKSGLMVGLGETDEEILEVMRDMREHNIDMLTIGQYLAPSGHHLPVTRYVHPDVFKMFEEKAYEMGFSHAAVGAMVRSSYHADQQAHGAGIV
- a CDS encoding accessory factor UbiK family protein, with amino-acid sequence MQKPGEILEQIQRIANDMQNKVGEAIRNSPAQEIEKNVRAMMNQGFQKMDLVTREEFELQTKVLAKTREKLEALEAKVAALEQAK
- a CDS encoding TorF family putative porin, with the protein product MKTLHKKAISAAAVALLSGLASTAVLAEEAAAPEVSPVTANVTVASSYIYRGITQSNNKPAIQGGFDYAHESGFYVGNWNSSISWISDAYNSTSNTNGPTKSAPSTSAPVEMDFYAGFKKELIGEGFASDFGVLQYYYPTTGLGGVQSKAWVTANPSMRQTSGVNPSTTELYAAQNFTFGPATGFFKFSYALTNLFGIQNSQGSFYPDLTANYDTGFYGITVNAHVGYQYVPNNVVTTTALAGAGNGGTWNLSYADWKLGLTKDFGGGLSGTAYYTGTSAQKVGSTYVYATPNGGNAGRGNAVVALTKTF
- a CDS encoding P-II family nitrogen regulator, which encodes MKLITAIIKPFKLDEVREALSEVGVSGITVTEVKGFGRQKGHTELYRGAEYVVDFLPKVKIEAAVEDGILERAIEAIEKSARTGKIGDGKIFVSPVEHVIRIRTGETGASAL